In a single window of the Blastopirellula retiformator genome:
- the glgC gene encoding glucose-1-phosphate adenylyltransferase, with product MQNVLSVILAGGKGSRLEPLTRDRAKPAVPFGGVYRIIDFALSNCLNSGLRHIQLLTQYKGQSLDRHVNVGWQRYFCRELGEFIDVIPPQQRIDEQWYQGTADAVYQNIYAMEKHRPDYVMILAGDHIYKMNYAKMIDYHIDNGADLTIGALPVSPEEAKAFGVMQVDTDQRVVGFEEKSPTPKTIPGDPDRCLASMGIYVFNAHFLFEQLCQDATRRDSAHDFGKNIIPSIIDSQRVFAFPFRDENRKQDAYWRDVGTLDAYFEANMDLVHVDPLLNLYDQDWPLRTYQPNVPPPKFVFAGSADEGRRGCALDSIVCGGSIISGGEVERSILGPEVRVNSFCHVEDSILFEGVNIGRHSRIRRAIIDKGVHIPPGTEIGFDLELDRRRGFTVSSGGVVVIAKGDAVESMVRAEQEQVA from the coding sequence ATGCAAAACGTTCTCTCCGTCATCCTCGCCGGCGGAAAAGGGTCGCGATTGGAACCGCTGACGCGGGATCGCGCCAAGCCGGCGGTGCCGTTCGGCGGCGTTTATCGCATCATCGATTTCGCGCTTTCCAACTGTTTGAACAGCGGGCTGCGGCACATCCAACTGCTGACGCAATACAAAGGGCAAAGCCTCGATCGGCATGTGAACGTCGGCTGGCAGCGCTACTTCTGCCGCGAACTGGGCGAGTTCATCGACGTCATTCCGCCGCAACAACGGATCGACGAGCAGTGGTATCAAGGAACCGCCGACGCCGTCTATCAAAACATCTACGCGATGGAGAAGCATCGTCCCGACTACGTCATGATTTTGGCAGGCGACCACATCTACAAGATGAACTACGCCAAAATGATCGACTATCACATCGACAATGGCGCCGACCTGACGATTGGCGCGTTGCCGGTTTCGCCCGAAGAGGCGAAGGCGTTCGGCGTGATGCAGGTCGATACCGATCAGCGGGTCGTCGGCTTTGAAGAGAAATCGCCTACCCCCAAAACGATCCCCGGCGATCCCGATCGCTGCCTGGCGTCGATGGGCATTTACGTCTTCAACGCCCACTTCCTGTTCGAGCAGCTCTGCCAAGACGCAACGCGTCGCGACAGCGCGCATGACTTCGGCAAGAACATCATTCCGTCGATCATCGACTCGCAGCGGGTCTTCGCCTTCCCGTTCCGGGACGAAAATCGCAAGCAAGACGCCTACTGGCGAGACGTAGGTACGCTGGACGCTTACTTTGAAGCGAACATGGACTTGGTTCACGTCGATCCGCTGCTCAACTTGTACGATCAAGATTGGCCGCTCCGTACGTACCAGCCGAACGTGCCGCCGCCGAAGTTCGTCTTTGCCGGCAGTGCCGACGAAGGGCGTCGCGGTTGTGCGCTCGACAGCATCGTCTGCGGCGGCTCGATCATCTCGGGCGGCGAAGTCGAGCGGAGCATCCTCGGCCCCGAAGTGCGGGTTAACAGCTTCTGCCATGTCGAAGACTCGATCCTGTTTGAAGGGGTCAACATCGGCCGGCACAGTCGCATCCGCCGGGCGATCATCGACAAGGGCGTTCATATTCCCCCAGGCACCGAAATCGGTTTCGACCTCGAACTCGACCGCCGCCGCGGCTTCACCGTCAGCTCTGGCGGCGTGGTCGTGATCGCCAAAGGAGACGCCGTCGAAAGCATGGTCCGAGCCGAACAGGAACAGGTCGCCTAG